DNA from Amycolatopsis sp. DSM 110486:
ACGTGGTGCACGTGCGCCCGGCGTGACCTACTGTGCCGATCGTTACCAATCCGACCACAGTCACGGCCGACGGCTTCGCGGCAACGGTTACGTGCCGCGCGAGAGCCGGCCTACTTTTGGTCGGATTGGTAAACCGCGGTGTCCGGGCGCCGCCGGCGCCCTCGCGCCGGTACGGTAAGTCGACCAGCGCAGACACAGCACAGGCACACACCAGGGGAGCGTCCGCCGTGGCCTATCCGGACGATTTGCTCAGCCAGAACGAGGAAGTGGTGGTGCACAGCCACCCGCATTTCAAGATGCTGATCTTCCCGTTCGTGGCCTTCGTGATCACGATCGCGGCCGCCGTCTGGCTCATCTTGCTGGCGCAGGACGTGACGGCGCCTTGGAACAACGTCGCGATGATCGCCATCGGCGTGGTGGCGCTCGTGCTCGTGGTGTGGCTGTTCCTCGCGCCGCTGGTGCGCTGGCGGACCACGCACTTCATCGTGACCACCGACCGGTTGATCGCGCGCGAAGGCGTGGTGAAGCGCACCGGCATCGACATCCCGATGTCGCGCATCAACAGCGTCCAGTTCGAGCACGGCCTGCTGGACCGGGTGTTCGGCTGCGGCACGCTGATCATCGAGTCGGCTTCGGACGAGCCGCTGAAGTTCGACGACATCCCTCACGTCGAGCGCGTGCACACGGTGATCTACCGCGAGGTCAACGACAACCCGTACGACGACTACCGCGGCGCACCGGGGCAGGGGGGACAGGGTGGTGCCCAGGACACCGAGCCGCTGCCGCCGACGAACCACCCGCCGCGCGGACGGCGGCGCTGACGTGGGCGCCCGCGAAGTCGGCCTGCCCGAACGGGTCCCCGCCGAGGGCCTGCCCCAGCGCGTGACGATCTGGGAGGTCGGTCCGCGCGACGGCCTGCAGAACGAGTCCGCCGTCGTGCCGGTCGAGGTGAAGCTGGAGTTCCTCGACCGCCTCGCCGGCGCCGGTCTGACCACGCTCGAGGCGACCAGCTTCGTGCACCCGAAGTGGGTGCCGCAGCTCGCCGACGCCGAACAGCTGCTCGCCGGCCTCGACCGCCGCGAGGGCGTGCGCTATCCGGTCCTCGTGCCCAACGAGCGCGGCCTCAACCGCGCGCTCGACGCCGGCGTCTCCGACATCGCGATCTTCGCCAGCGCCACCGAGACCTTCGCGCAGAAGAACCTGAACTCCACGCTCGACGAGCAGTTCGCCATGTTCGAGCCGGTCGTCACGCGGGCGCGCGGAGAGGGCCTGGACGTGCGTGGCTACCTGTCGATGTGCTTCGGCGACCCGTGGGAAGGCGTGGTGCCGGCCGAGCAGGTCGTGCGCGCGGGCAAGCGGCTGCTCGACTTCGGCTGCTCGCAGCTGTCGCTGGGCGACACCATCGGCGTCGCGACCACCGGTCAGGTCACGCGGCTGGTCCAGGAGTTCGAGAAGTCCGGAGTGGACGTTTCCGCGCTGGCCGTGCACTTCCACGACACCTACGGCCAGGCCCTGGCCAACACCGAGGCCGCGCTGCGCGCCGGAGTATCCACTGTGGACTCATCGGCCGGCGGCCTCGGCGGCTGCCCATACGCGGAGTCGGCCACGGGCAACCTCGCCACCGAGGATCTCGTGTGGCTGCTGGAGGGCCTCGGCGTGGAGCACGGCGTGGACCTCGGCAAGCTCGTGGAGACGAGCGTGTGGATGGCCGGGCAGCTCGGCCGGCCGTCCCCGTCGCGGGTCGTGAACGCCCTCGCCGGCTGACGTGCGCGAGTTCGTCCCGCTTGACGCAGCTTCGTGGCCGCTG
Protein-coding regions in this window:
- a CDS encoding PH domain-containing protein; the protein is MAYPDDLLSQNEEVVVHSHPHFKMLIFPFVAFVITIAAAVWLILLAQDVTAPWNNVAMIAIGVVALVLVVWLFLAPLVRWRTTHFIVTTDRLIAREGVVKRTGIDIPMSRINSVQFEHGLLDRVFGCGTLIIESASDEPLKFDDIPHVERVHTVIYREVNDNPYDDYRGAPGQGGQGGAQDTEPLPPTNHPPRGRRR
- a CDS encoding hydroxymethylglutaryl-CoA lyase, with the protein product MGAREVGLPERVPAEGLPQRVTIWEVGPRDGLQNESAVVPVEVKLEFLDRLAGAGLTTLEATSFVHPKWVPQLADAEQLLAGLDRREGVRYPVLVPNERGLNRALDAGVSDIAIFASATETFAQKNLNSTLDEQFAMFEPVVTRARGEGLDVRGYLSMCFGDPWEGVVPAEQVVRAGKRLLDFGCSQLSLGDTIGVATTGQVTRLVQEFEKSGVDVSALAVHFHDTYGQALANTEAALRAGVSTVDSSAGGLGGCPYAESATGNLATEDLVWLLEGLGVEHGVDLGKLVETSVWMAGQLGRPSPSRVVNALAG